The following are encoded in a window of Sminthopsis crassicaudata isolate SCR6 chromosome 3, ASM4859323v1, whole genome shotgun sequence genomic DNA:
- the LOC141562430 gene encoding olfactory receptor 52M1-like — MFPSQNACFIPTSFLLTGIPGLEPLHIWLSIPFGSMYLVAVVGNMIILAVVKVERSLHQPMYLFLCMLAVIDLVLSTSTMPKLLAIFWFDARDIGLDACLAQMFIIHCFATVESGIFLAMAFDRYVAICDPLRHTTVLTHGTVGCMGLAALLRGVLYISPLPLMIRLRLSHYRTQIIAHSYCEHMAMVTLACGDTKINNLYGMGIGFLVLILDSLAIAASYVMIFRAVLGLATPEARLKTLGTCGSHICAILVFYIPIAVSSLTHRFGHQVPPHIHILLANFYMLIPPILNPVVYAVRTKQIRERLLRILKAGAQLG, encoded by the coding sequence atgtTCCCCTCTCAAAATGCCTGCTTCATCCCCACTTCTTTCCTGCTGACCGGCATCCCTGGGCTGGAACCCTTGCACATCTGGCTATCCATCCCCTTTGGCTCCATGTATTTGGTAGCTGTGGTGGGAAACATGATCATTCTAGCAGTGGTGAAAGTAGAACGCAGCCTGCATCAACCCATGTACCTCTTCCTATGCATGTTGGCTGTCATTGACCTGGTCCTGTCCACCTCCACCATGCCCAAGCTGCTGGCTATCTTCTGGTTTGATGCTCGTGACATTGGACTGGATGCTTGCCTGGCCCAGATGTTTATCATCCACTGCTTTGCCACTGTTGAGTCAGGTATCTTCCTGGCCATGGCTTTTGATCGCTATGTGGCCATCTGTGACCCACTGCGCCATACCACGGTGCTCACCCATGGCACGGTGGGCTGCATGGGACTGGCTGCCCTTTTGCGAGGGGTGCTCTACATCAGCCCCTTGCCTTTGATGATCCGTCTGAGACTCTCTCATTACCGAACGCAGATCATTGCCCATTCCTACTGTGAGCATATGGCAATGGTGACTCTGGCATGTGGGGACACAAAAATCAACAACCTTTATGGCATGGGCATTGGCTTCCTGGTTCTGATCCTGGACTCCCTGGCCATTGCAGCCTCCTATGTGATGATCTTCCGGGCTGTCCTAGGACTGGCCACCCCAGAGGCCAGGCTCAAGACCCTGGGTACATGTGGGTCCCATATCTGTGCCATCTTAGTTTTCTACATCCCTATTGCTGTCTCCTCCCTCACCCACCGCTTTGGACACCAGGTGCCCCCCCACATCCACATCTTGTTGGCCAATTTCTATATGCTTATCCCACCCATCCTCAATCCTGTTGTCTATGCTGTCCGAACCAAACAGATCCGAGAGAGGCTTCTTCGAATCCTGAAGGCAGGAGCTCAGCTCGGGTGA
- the LOC141563620 gene encoding heterogeneous nuclear ribonucleoprotein H2-like has product MLSIKAEGSFVVKVRGLPWSCSASDVQHFFSGCRIRNGVAGIHFIYTREGRPSGEAFVELESEEEVELALKKHRETMAHRYVEVFRSNGVEMDWTLKHTAPNSPDPAGDGYVRLRGLPFNCNKEDIVQFFSGLEIMPNGIMLQVDFRGRNSGEAFVQFASQEIAEKALEKHKERMGHRYIEIFKSSQAEVHTHYDLPQKKMVRQRPGPYDRPPTGRYYGSLGRGAGLEGMRYGAHEIMYGGYEDYVGYSNDYHFGRDPRYFLAVSGDSYGSGWSTFQSPAGHFVHMRGLPYKATEKDIYDFFSPLKPVGAYIEVGADGRVTGEADVEFATHEDAVAAMSKDKANMQHRYIELFLNSVAAADSGVYDPQMMGGMGLSNLPGYGSPSGQELNEASAGAYDGQISMSKSDQVLQENSNFSTTYCIENQGEMNNSYNNWGSSVSVGMDRMEQITGMSSMGSESVMYPHY; this is encoded by the coding sequence ATGCTGAGCATCAAAGCAGAAGGCAGCTTTGTGGTGAAGGTCAGGGGCTTGCCTTGGTCGTGCTCGGCCAGTGATGTCCAACACTTCTTCTCTGGCTGCAGAATTCGAAATGGGGTGGCAGGAATTCACTTCATCTATACCAGAGAGGGGAGACCGAGTGGAGAGGCATTTGTGGAGCTTGAGTCTGAAGAAGAGGTCGAACTGGCTCTGAAAAAACACAGAGAGACCATGGCGCACAGATATGTGGAAGTGTTCAGGTCCAACGGTGTGGAGATGGATTGGACCCTGAAGCACACTGCTCCCAATAGTCCTGACCCTGCGGGCGATGGCTACGTGCGTCTTAGAGGGCTCCCATTTAACTGCAACAAGGAAGACATCGTTCAGTTTTTTTCAGGGTTGGAAATCATGCCGAATGGGATAATGCTGCAGGTAGACTTCCGAGGGAGGAACAGCGGGGAAGCCTTCGTGCAGTTTGCTTCACAAGAGATCGCTGAAAAGGCCTTAGAGAAACATAAGGAGAGAATGGGCCACAGATACATTGAAATCTTCAAGAGCAGCCAGGCAGAAGTTCACACTCATTATGATCTGCCTCAGAAGAAAATGGTGAGGCAGCGTCCGGGCCCTTACGACAGACCTCCGACCGGCAGATACTATGGCAGCCTCGGGAGAGGAGCGGGGCTTGAGGGAATGAGATACGGTGCCCATGAAATCATGTATGGAGGCTACGAAGACTACGTTGGGTACAGTAATGACTATCACTTTGGGAGAGACCCCAGGTACTTTTTAGCCGTGTCTGGCGACAGCTACGGATCCGGCTGGTCTACCTTCCAGAGTCCTGCGGGCCATTTTGTGCACATGAGAGGGCTGCCTTATAAAGCTACTGAAAAGGATATCTATGACTTTTTCTCACCACTCAAACCGGTGGGAGCTTACATTGAGGTTGGAGCTGATGGCAGAGTGACTGGAGAAGCCGATGTGGAGTTTGCTACCCATGAAGATGCCGTGGCAGCCATGTCAAAAGATAAAGCAAATATGCAGCACAGGTACATAGAACTCTTCCTCAATTCTGTAGCAGCAGCAGACAGTGGTGTTTATGATCCCCAAATGATGGGGGGCATGGGCTTGTCAAACCTGCCTGGTTATGGCAGTCCATCTGGTCAGGAGCTGAATGAGGCTTCTGCAGGAGCCTACGATGGGCAGATCAGCATGAGCAAAAGTGATCAAGTTTTACAGGAAAACTCCAATTTTTCAACCACATATtgcatagagaaccaaggagagatgAACAACAGCTACAACAATTGGGGGAGCTCTGTTTCTGTGGGAATGGATAGAATGGAACAAATAACAGGCATGTCCAGTATGGGAAGTGAATCAGTAATGTACCCTCATTATTGA